Part of the Engraulis encrasicolus isolate BLACKSEA-1 unplaced genomic scaffold, IST_EnEncr_1.0 scaffold_27_np1212, whole genome shotgun sequence genome is shown below.
attgttgaagccaagttggagccaaggttggacccaaaaagaccaaaaaatggccaaatcccattcattcctatgagagacataaaaccctgtatctgccttaaatgccactccagggggataattttttgctcaactagtaggtccccttgctctccaacttaccagggtggtgattttttgtggtgatgttttgttttagagagatattaaaagttaaattgaccaatgagcatcagaacatggtttgattgaccgttagaagtcttgttgttgtccaatcagcacctgcgtttggcgttgctaaggtggaatgtaagttggaatgttcccaaatctggcttcaaagcgttgaatggcaaatagcgttgatttggcgtccattctatttactgtcaatgggttaGCAGCATGGTCATagttcagggatgggcaactttatGGTAAGGAGGGCCACGtcgttttttcatcgccaccatggAAGGGCCAGATGGCCACGGATCGGACTGCAAttcgcagagttcgaggtgcagttggttgctgactgactgcccatattgtttggaaggaatagaatactccaTACTTAATACTCTATTacccaacagtataattacaacagattgattcagtagtcattaaaaaaatatatgatcatttttttttattattaggcctactgttttatctatgggccgcattgagtgaggaggcgggccgcatgtggcccccgggcctccagtgtCCCATCCCTGTCATAGGTGAACCAGTAGCACAAGGGGTGCGATCATGCAGCCCTCTAGTTCAACTGTGGTCAGGAGGTGGGGCTACGTCAACAAAGGCTTACTAGACAGTAAAATAGGTATTCATTTGTTGATGGATGCAAGCAACCTAAACCAAACTTACAGAGCTCAGATACAATGTTCGTAGTGGCTGTTTCACTCTGTGCTAAGATGTTGTCAGTGAAGAGCATTCCCACTTTTGTGTTTCAATTTCATTGTGACTGCGGGAGTATTGTTTGTTGCGATTGCATTCTCTATGGGCCTGTGTGGTCTTGAGGTAGGGCTGTGCAATGTATCGtattaatattgtgatatcaatattggtgTCAAACCATATCAAATTtcaatatcgatttgaaacaatatttttgtcatttgtctacacTGCCAAAAGGAaggttacgctaagcgcaatgcattcccctccacttgagccattgcgagcacaaagcagacttgctacccagcactcatgcagaacaccaatGTGTGTTTCTgcaactgctgaagggagggaagattgtgaattgtttagcacaattaatatcgtctaaaaatattgtgatatcaatattgactgaaataatcgtgatattgatttttctcataaacGAGCAGCCCTATGTTGAGGTATCCAGGAAGGAAGGTCAGGAAGGCAGGTCCTGATACTTTGTGCCACTAAAATGTACTTTGTATCACAATACAATGGCATTGTACCAGAGATATTctttagagatatgccaacataataggtttctatgggcacctaacgcgaccaggttcaggtctgcctaaaggggtgtgtcataatgctcctacaatgaatagaacagtccttaggtctgcctaggtctgcctaaggggggccataatagaaccaggaaacaatgggccaatggaacctctctctctctactctctctgattgtaCTTTCATTGCTATGTATATAGGCCACCTTCAAAAGGTTTAAATCAGTTGTGTTGAGCCTTTAATTTAAATCCATCACATATGGAATGTTGATAATGTCATATAATataattttttaaatgtatggtATCTACCTCTCACATAAGCATACTGTAGATTCCCCTACAGCCTGAAAAATGCTGTGAACAATCAACACAAAACACATGACTTTTTtgctacatggaaataaaatacGAGACAGTCACGATCTTTGACTTGGTGAGACAACGAGACCCGATCCTTATTTATTTCAACATCAGAGACTTCCCTTCTAGTGTTTTGGAAATATATGTCCTTTGCCTGTGCGCATCATGAAAGTAAAATGTTATGATATGATGCACTCTGATAACAGACAGATGTGTTGAGGGAAACATTATCAATTGTTTAAATGGTCTTAATACGGTTGATATTTAGGCTTTCAAAATAGCAAGCTGGAGAATATAGAAAATAGGAGAGTAATAATAGGTGCATAGACATTATCAAAACGGTGCAACAGACAGCTATACAGAATTCGGCAGCTCAAATCAGACCTACGCAGTATACCAAGCTTGTTAATGTATAGTATAAAAAGAATGTATTGTGAagcaaaaagcaaacaaaaacagtaaGAAGAGAATGATCAATTGGATCCTTTATATTGAAAACAaaacatggtttgtgtgtgtttttatcttttGCCAGCATGAAGCATTTCGAGAGTCGCAGGCTGTAGACAAGCCCTCTTCTGACGTCTACTTCCTGAAACAAACTGTGGTGAACTCCTGTGGCACAGTTGGTGTAATACATGCTATTGCCAACAACCAGGAGAAATTAGACTTTGGTGAGCAGAAATATGCATATAATATAATTTCCTTCACATCATAGTGATATTCATCTGATTTATGTATCTGTTTTATTCATCTTACCTTTTTTACTTACCAATATTGAGAATAGCAGTAATATCTGCAGCATCATTTCTTTAAATCGCATGTATGTTTCACCGGGTGCAtccaatgaaaaagaaaaagaaatcacCTTCGCTTTATGTCTTTCAGACGGTGGCTCCGCCTTGAAGAAGTTTCTGCAAGCTACACGTAACATGTCTTCTGCAGACAGAGCCAAGGAGTTGGAGAAGAacaaggtaaacacacacttacattatACACATATACAATATTTTACTCATGTTaccttaacccgttaaaacacagcgttataaatttgctgttaccagaatggcaatgaccgattcgtagtgcatcactaaaggtcctgtgttatgtcataggagtgtagtactatggtaattaacattttaatgactattacagcgtgcctcagatggtgcaGCGTGCATTAAGGAGCTACCACTGCTGCTGAGTTTGTACCATGGATTTGTAAACACTGGACCTCTTCAGCATTTGTCCAGTCCATCCAGTAGGGGGCACTCAATCATGCGGAACACTCTCGAGGCGTGGGATAGATGCATAATGCATTGGGCAATAGTGAATTTGATTGGTTGAATACGTGGCTTCTCTTCCTCTTGTCACCAGGACATCCAGGCTGCCCACGATGAAGTAGCAGCGGACGGACAATGCCGGGTATGGCAGCACTGCACTCTACCTTATTAGCATTATGTTTAGCCTGTGGCTTCCTGGCATGAATGGATTtcgaatgaaatgaaattaaatgaaataattTCTCAATTTAACCTCTTGCGATTTTTAAACAATACATTCATATTGTTCATCAAGGGTGTCCTAAATCTCTCCACTTTGTGTTTATTTTATGTTGCACTTTGTGGATGCATTTTATTGCACATTTATATTTGTGTGAGGCCACCTTGCATAATGGGTCTTAGAATACTGTCAAAGGATAAGTTGCAGTGAAACAGTTGGACTACACAACAAATGCACTAACAGTTGAGTGTAGCTGCCAACATGTCCCTGGAACCATAGGTTCTCACTCCTGTATCTCTGTGCATTTGCTTTTCTGTTACCAGGTGGAGGAAGACAAAGTGAATTTCCATTTCATCACTTTTGTCAATGTGAATGGCCAACTGTATGAGCTTGGTGAGTCCCACCTCATTGTCATGCCATATGATGCAGCAGGGGTCAGGATTTTAACACACTTTAACGTtcagtgtcccgtttcagctcaatacggaacttTAACGTACTTTTATGTATAAATACGGGACGATTACGTATTTAAGGGCAACTGGCAACCCCAAAtaagtaagagccagatacaaTTCCCATaagagccatatgtggctctcgagttataggttcctgacccctatgATACAGCATTAACAATTAAACACATGGAGGGATGTGCATGTTGTTAGCTGTATATGttttataataatagtaatagcagTATAATAATAGCCCTTTTCACTGAATAGCTTTTTCCCCCACATTACCATTTATTATTGCATTTAAGATTTAAGgaatataactgtatatattttttgtgcTTTAAGATGGAAGAATGGAGGGACCAGTGAACCACGGCCCGACTAAAGATGGCTCATTCATCGTTGTAAGTACAACACGCATCATAAATTCAGTCACATTTCTGAGATGTAGCTTTAAAAATCGCAATGTTTTTGTTTACCttcttccttctctgtctcttgccATCTTTCTGCTTCAGGACGCAGCAAAGGTGTGCTGCCAGTTCATGAAGAGGGACAGTGATGAGGTTCGCTTCTCAGCCGTCGCCCTGTGCAAGGCCTGAACAACGCGGCTGTTGAAAAgcgggaggagaagaagaggaagaagaaaaaggggaAACCTTACCAAAAAACACTCCTTAATCACATTCAGCACTGCTGCCCAGCACTTAGACCCGAGCTTGTCCAAGCTTTCTCTGTTAATGTTGATATGCTGTTCTGCTGTCTGCTGTTCGTCTTGATCACTGTGGTCCAACTCGGAAGGCCTTTGGCCTTTTTCCTGTTGTAAAAATACTCTTCAATCAAAGTAACTGGAGAGAGTAAAGTATTGCCATGCACAAGCACCTGTGTAATTGTTATAGCATTGAACTGCCAACTTGTCAATGATGGCCTTAGATCAAAGCAGATGAGCTATTTCAGTTTGCTTGCACTTTTCTTCATGGTGAAACAGTTATAGCCTTCTAGACTGTTTTATGTTGCCTTGCACTGAAATGTCTGCCTGGAAGATGTGAATTATTGATATGTGCTAGGCTGGTAGAGACGGGCAGGGTAGGTAGCTGGTAGAACTGAGTGTGCTTGGGAGTAtttcattgtttaaaaaaaatccccaagcCAATAATATGAGACTGTGAATGTGCACTCTTCCAGAATATGGCGGTTTCAATTTGTTATGAATTTATCtgtttgtatttatttcagtTTGCCAAATTAGATGTTTTCTCTTTGAAGTGAGGGGGCAATAAAAGCACTTGTCAGCTTGTGCATGTAACGTGTGTCAATTTCTCCATCCAAAATGACTTGAGTTGATCCATTTTacagtattttatttattttctgctttgtttttatCCAAAGGAACGCGTTTTTCATAGCTGAAGCCAGCAGATGGCGTTCTTACCCCTTGCCGTCATGCACTGAACCAAATTGAGTTGACTTAGCCTATACCGGTACTtgtacaacaaaataaacaaaagccCATACATTTCCGTTCCATTAAAAAACACAGGGAAGAAAATGGAAGAAGATGAGACCACTATTTAAATTGCTTAATGATAATTCAATGAAAATGTCCTTTAATTCATACTAAATTACTGTAGGCTGTATCAAATGCACCAATGTGCGCGCAATAATTACATGAACAATGTCTTTGTTTGGTTTGTGCCTCTACACTTGCATTTCCTACAGGAAAACGGAAGGGTAACATAAATACTGGACTGGAGCAACAAAGTAATGGAGCCCCTCGTTTCTCCCCTGAACATTCTTTAGCACCCTCCCGCTCTCCCTTGCGCATGCCAGAGTAGCCCATGTCCCGCTCCCGTTTGCTCAGGAGCAGGCATATGATAGCCTCACAGCTTGTCGGAGGAGGCGGCTGCCTGTGTCGTATTGGCTGCTGCAGGAGGACAACCTCTGGGTTTTAAAACTTTATTTTTAGCCATCGGTCAGACTGCTATTGCAGTCGCTTTCGTGGGCGATAGGAGAAGCTATCTCACTGCATTTACTGCCATCAATCAGTGAAGCGATAAGGCCACGCATGTTGGTACTGCTGGTCCTGCGGTGAGCGGTCGGGAACAAGTCCTTGGGACACTGAACGTGTTCTCTACGTAACGGAGGCGATACACCTGAATTGAAGGCTGGACACAACAACGAAGCTGACGGAAGTTACAGCAGGCGACACCATTTCAGGCTACTTCACCCGTGCGTGAAGCTGAGACTGGGTATTATCCATCAGACCTAACTGCGAACGATACCCTCTGCTGTGTGTTGGCAATGGCGAGTCCAGGGACAGACCTCGGCACCAAGAATCAAGAGCACAACCAACACCCCGAACCGACCCAGGAGCCTGCATTCCAAGAAGCGCAGAAATGGATAGAGGTGAGTTGAGCACGCAGAAAACCCGCTTGGGAGATCTCCACACCGACCATCTTTTACAACCGACCTGAAGCACAGCTGCTGACGTACGGTCCTATGGTACTGATGATGCAGCCCAAGAAACACACCGAGTATGTTTATTTGCCGATATAATTAATTATAAATATCGCAGGTTACCTGTTAGGAGGAGGCAAGTGACGCATCATTGCCACCGGGCGCGTGGGCAATATTGTGTTACATTAGGGTACAGGGGAAACACAATGCGGCTGTCATGTGCTGTGGATTTCACTGTGTGTAGGGAATGGTTGGATAGTAATCGGACTAGCGTGCTTGGCTTTTCTGTTCTTCGAGATTTTTTAATCACATGGCACATTCAGTTTTACCAAATAGGTTATTGTCCATCGCTACTTCACAAGTTTTAAGTGTTTTATACCTCCTAACATAGTCAACATTTACCATTAAATAACAGCAGAAAAGAATCGGTGCATTAGTTTTCTTGTTCGTTTAGCTTGCCATCTAAGAATACGGCGCATTTGCTACAGGGAAAGCTCACCAAACACTTCTTTCCCAGAAACGCCCCCTTTTAGAGGTGATTCTGGTTGCCATGGCATTGGAAGACAGTGAAGCGGACCTTTGTTTGTTCTGACGCCTAGGAAGGATGGATATCCGCCAAGCATGCGAGCTCACCCCTCGCTACCCTTTATCTCCTCTGCAAACTATACTTAACTATTGCATCCCATGCAATTTAATCTCCACGCATTTCTGCTCCCCTGGGATCCCCACACTGTTCAATATTGAAACCCAGATAATGATATTGTGACCTATTTTGTTGGAAGATTGCTATGCCTGGATGTGGCGGAGGATTGGTGGCATGGGTGGTCACGTCACTTGCTCCACTTAGTGAAATGGGCCATGCTACAGTAAACCACTGGAGGCCGAGTCTAATTCAAGATGCCAACTTGGGTTGTGAGAGCAGATGACTCCTTTGATTTCCAGTGTGTCAGTTCTGCCTTTATTCACACTCAGGTGATGGAAGATGAATCGATTGCTGTTACATACCGTATTTAGTTTATGAGCCTGCCATTGCTGTGTATTGAACCAcacacaagttgtgttgtcacccCACTTATCATTCACTCTGAAGAGCCACGCTCATGCTGGAGTTGTGTTTGTCGGTGGACTGGAGTGACACAAAGTCAAGGTAGTCATGTCCAACGACTTTTAGGTCCACTGTCTCCAAGAAGAAAATGACTGACGTGTTCTCTCACCGAAAAACGTAGTCACTTGTGTCTGCCAACAGTATTTATAGCGCCCCAGCAAATATAGCCCTGCTCCCTGCTGTCCTGGAAATAGCTTGGAAAGCGCTGGCGCTCGGGCAGAGCAACGCTTAACACAAAGCTGGAAACGTTTCTCGTCGACTAATGTCTCTCATCAACACATCACAGATTAGTTCGCCGGCGTCTCCAGCCGCAAACATTGAAAGCCAAATGGGGAGATTCCTCCTCCTAGACTGTTGTGGGCTGAGAATGGCTATGCCATGGAGACCACATGCAGGCGGATTCACTTGCGGAACAATTGCACGCAGGGCAACAGGGCAACACAGTGATACAGTATGGCCCCCCATACAGCTTGAAATGGCGATCGccaacgtctgtgatgtgaggcgattaaaaatgaaaaaagaaatctgatgagtgcttctttattcactttcttttgagatttgagttcattcattgacgaagttaagcacccagtgtaaagtataagaaagacaaggtgttgagcgcgcttcctgatccttcccccatACAGCTTGCCAATGTCAccatagggcccccccaccaccaccaatacgggacgGCCTTGGGCCCCTGgggtaaatgccctgcttgccctccctatagcttcgCCTGGCCCCCTGGGCATATTCTCAAGCGTGGACAGGCAGGCGTTACATCCTGTAGCAGGAGCCAACAGCCTGCCCCAGCTGTGCTTCCAGGGACGGAGTGATGGGACACCATGGTGATGAATGGAACCAATTTCAgttggtgtttgtatgtgtgtccgtgtgattTAATGACGTGTTTGACTGAAGTTTAGATTGTTAGAATGTACAGCAGACAGTCACAGTCTCTAGGGACCATTGCCCatcaaaatatgtgtgtgtgtgtgtgctgcttactgacacactgttacacacactataacacacatgAATGTAATACACACactatcacccacacacacacacacacacacacacacacacacacacacacacacacacacacacacacacacagacacacacacacgcacacgcacacacacacacacacgcacaccccgaAAACAGGATGtttggaagagagaagaagaaataaTAGGACAGCTGACATGCAATGTTTCTTGGCATTCTTTTAGTTATGTACAGTCGAGAGTCTGAATCTTCAGAGCACATTTAACTTAACCTTGGCGGaaatacatgctctctctctctctctctctctctctctctctctctctctctctctctctctctctctctctctctctctctctctctctctctctctctctctctctctctctctctctctcagtagatATGATACCCTTAATCCGGCTGGAGAGGGGAGGCCCTCTGCCGTGCCCAAGCTCCTCCAAGCCACCTACCTTTAGTTTACACCcagttaagtctctctctctctctctctctctctctctctctctctctgtgtctctctctctctctctatctccatctctatccACCCCTCTCATGATGGTATTCTGTCTTTTGCCACCTGTTTGTCTTGGACTACTCTAGAGGCTCCCAGTGCCTCCTGTTTCTATTGGGCGGACAGGAAATGGAATTCTTTCTGAGTAATTGGATTATGTCACATATGAAGGCATGAAGGATCTGGGGGTGCTgtctgggctctctctctctctctctctctctctctctctctctctctctctctctctctctctctctctctctctctctctctctctctctctctgtgtgtgtgtgtgtgtgtgagagagagagagagagagagagagagagagagagagagagagagagagagagagagaatgcaagtgtTTGCTGGAAAGGGTATAGGGTTCTCTGCGCTGCATTGGTCTGAGGTGGCTGGGCTGGGGGCTGGGTCGGAGGGATTGGTAAATttggtagtggtggttgggggtggTGCTGGTGGCTAGATTGGTAGGTTTGGGGGcaagggtggggaggggaggtgtgCACTGCAGCAGTGCTGTGTGGGTCTGAATGCATGGCATTGCTGGGAGGTTCTGAAAACGTCTCACCTAGATCGGGTGTCACTGGTCGCCAGTCAACGCTACTGGTGCAAGATACAAACACtgggcgcctgcctgcctgtcaggttACA
Proteins encoded:
- the uchl1 gene encoding ubiquitin carboxyl-terminal hydrolase isozyme L1; the encoded protein is MEWKPMEINPEMLNKMLSKLGVGSSWKFVDILGLEDDFLTLVPSPASAVMLLFPLTQQHEAFRESQAVDKPSSDVYFLKQTVVNSCGTVGVIHAIANNQEKLDFDGGSALKKFLQATRNMSSADRAKELEKNKDIQAAHDEVAADGQCRVEEDKVNFHFITFVNVNGQLYELDGRMEGPVNHGPTKDGSFIVDAAKVCCQFMKRDSDEVRFSAVALCKA